A genome region from Bombilactobacillus bombi includes the following:
- a CDS encoding glycoside hydrolase family 172 protein, with translation MNNYLNSIWNYQGEQSRNITPENKYGEKGKAAMSASKLGVGRKGSPSVPINPNETITLAEIEGPGIIRHIWMTVPDKTTAGSFVLRDLILRMYWDDESTPSVEVPLGDFFCNGFGQSCEVNSLPIVVNPTAGMNSYFEMPFRKKAKITLTSEHPNFIKHIFYTFSYALTDVPDDALYFHAKWNRERSTKKGIDYTLIDNIKGHGYYVGTYMALCALERYWWGEGEFKFYLDDDQEFPTITSTGAEDYFGGAWAFHKRNYGELPYAKNFNTLFMGYPFQSKRDSTRDYFSAGKPNPNSPHGFGDDALPMHGLYRWHLPDPISFHKNLRVTFQDLGNDDIKLYEREDDISTVAYWYQNEPHNKFKNILNREDRLPR, from the coding sequence ATGAACAACTATTTAAATAGTATTTGGAATTACCAAGGCGAACAAAGTCGAAACATTACCCCAGAAAATAAGTATGGAGAAAAAGGCAAGGCTGCAATGTCCGCAAGCAAGTTAGGTGTTGGTCGCAAAGGATCACCTTCAGTTCCTATTAATCCTAATGAAACCATTACTTTGGCTGAGATTGAAGGACCAGGAATTATTCGTCATATTTGGATGACAGTTCCCGATAAAACTACAGCAGGGAGTTTTGTTTTACGTGATTTAATTTTAAGAATGTATTGGGATGATGAATCAACACCATCTGTAGAAGTTCCTTTAGGCGATTTTTTCTGCAATGGTTTTGGTCAAAGTTGTGAAGTTAATTCTTTACCTATTGTTGTTAACCCAACAGCAGGAATGAATTCTTATTTTGAAATGCCATTTCGTAAAAAAGCAAAAATCACATTAACTAGTGAGCACCCTAATTTTATTAAACATATATTTTATACTTTTAGTTATGCTTTGACAGATGTTCCTGATGATGCCTTATATTTTCATGCTAAATGGAATCGTGAACGCTCTACTAAAAAAGGTATCGATTATACTTTGATTGATAATATTAAGGGGCATGGTTACTACGTCGGCACTTATATGGCTTTATGTGCCTTAGAGCGATATTGGTGGGGCGAAGGTGAGTTTAAGTTTTATTTGGATGATGATCAAGAATTTCCTACAATTACTTCAACTGGAGCCGAAGATTATTTTGGTGGTGCTTGGGCCTTTCATAAACGTAATTATGGAGAATTACCATATGCTAAGAACTTTAATACATTATTTATGGGATATCCATTTCAATCTAAGCGTGATAGTACACGTGATTATTTTAGTGCTGGTAAACCTAATCCTAATTCTCCCCATGGTTTTGGCGATGATGCTTTACCCATGCATGGTCTATATCGTTGGCATTTACCTGATCCAATTTCTTTTCATAAGAATTTACGAGTAACTTTTCAAGATTTAGGTAATGATGATATTAAGTTATATGAAAGAGAAGATGATATTTCTACAGTAGCCTATTGGTATCAAAATGAGCCTCATAATAAATTTAAAAATATTTTAAATCGAGAAGATAGATTGCCGAGATAA
- a CDS encoding PTS system mannose/fructose/sorbose family transporter subunit IID — translation MNKMSDNNYDSQGRYIVTKKDLRKANYRWLMSVCTFNYQTQQGGSVAYALSPILRKIYKNDDDYTKALNNHFQYYNTQPWLAGIILGACVAMEEKQGLAAKDAVQDFKVGTMGPLAGIGDSLLMTMIPTIMGSIAAYMALKGNMFGILLWMALIFVIFFLRMRAFEFGHKQGVKIITEYGDKINYLTEAASVLGLTVVGALIASVITVTTPVKFKFGAVAMKIQPMLDKILPAMIPVAITWFSYYLLTKKKISMTWLILLIIVFAMFMSAFGILA, via the coding sequence ATGAATAAAATGTCAGATAATAATTACGATAGTCAAGGTAGATATATTGTAACTAAAAAGGATTTACGTAAAGCTAATTATCGGTGGTTAATGAGTGTTTGTACTTTTAATTATCAAACTCAACAAGGTGGTTCAGTTGCATATGCACTTTCCCCCATTTTACGTAAAATTTATAAAAATGATGATGACTATACAAAAGCGTTAAATAATCATTTTCAATATTATAATACACAACCATGGTTGGCCGGAATTATTCTTGGGGCATGCGTAGCAATGGAAGAAAAGCAAGGATTAGCTGCAAAAGATGCTGTTCAAGATTTTAAAGTTGGTACTATGGGTCCATTGGCTGGAATTGGTGATTCATTGTTAATGACTATGATTCCTACTATTATGGGTTCTATTGCTGCATATATGGCCCTCAAAGGTAATATGTTTGGAATTCTTTTATGGATGGCTTTAATTTTTGTTATTTTCTTTTTACGTATGCGGGCTTTCGAATTTGGCCATAAACAAGGTGTAAAAATTATAACTGAATATGGCGATAAGATTAATTATTTAACTGAAGCTGCATCAGTACTAGGTTTGACAGTAGTTGGAGCCTTAATTGCTTCTGTAATAACAGTTACGACACCTGTTAAATTTAAATTTGGTGCAGTTGCAATGAAAATACAACCAATGTTAGATAAAATTCTACCAGCAATGATCCCTGTTGCTATTACATGGTTTTCTTATTACCTTTTAACTAAAAAGAAAATCAGCATGACATGGTTAATTTTACTGATTATCGTGTTTGCAATGTTTATGTCTGCTTTTGGTATTTTGGCATAG
- the rpoN gene encoding RNA polymerase factor sigma-54 — protein sequence MALKQSYQINQKQLQGLVLTQSMKQSILMLQTNLLDLTDYVQDLSMANPLFDVNPTVSKQEVEMSTALENNSASHQTLYDYLLEQVRLTMRPTSLRDVVLCLIDQLDEHGYLMKSDQELLELLPVDKITLIDAKELLFNLDPPGVGAQSLQECLMLQLQAKKATAQTTLALTMLEKYFDDIVNHNWSTIAQHLEVSIPEVEAAFAVIQTLTPYPYTEDYDNNSYIIPELILKTNDDKLSLEVTKYGYPKIVFAQETYEQLKQSTDQETQEYIKNKYQEYQSLQRNLERRIQTIALIGRCIVEAQAPFLLQKTSELQPLLLRDVANKLDISISTVSRTINGKYLQTDFGIFELKHFFTKRSNPNSDKSVNQVQAQIKNLIDQENQQHPLSDQKLVELLAQQDIQIARRTVAKYRQQLGIISASKRRKK from the coding sequence ATGGCTCTAAAACAAAGTTATCAAATTAATCAAAAACAGCTGCAGGGACTAGTTTTGACTCAAAGTATGAAACAGTCAATTTTAATGCTGCAAACTAATCTTTTGGACTTAACTGATTATGTTCAAGACTTAAGTATGGCTAATCCTTTATTTGACGTCAATCCGACAGTATCTAAACAAGAAGTAGAAATGTCAACAGCTTTAGAAAACAACTCTGCTAGTCATCAAACACTATATGATTATTTATTAGAACAAGTACGTCTAACAATGAGACCCACATCTTTGCGCGATGTAGTGTTGTGTCTTATCGATCAATTAGATGAACATGGTTATTTGATGAAATCCGATCAAGAATTACTAGAGTTGTTGCCCGTGGATAAAATCACATTAATAGATGCGAAAGAATTGCTGTTTAATTTGGATCCGCCAGGGGTTGGAGCACAATCTTTGCAGGAATGTCTGATGTTACAATTACAAGCTAAAAAGGCCACTGCCCAGACAACATTAGCTTTGACAATGTTAGAAAAATATTTCGATGATATTGTCAATCATAATTGGTCAACGATTGCACAGCACTTGGAAGTATCAATACCAGAAGTTGAAGCTGCTTTTGCAGTTATCCAAACATTAACTCCTTATCCTTATACCGAAGATTATGATAATAATAGTTATATTATTCCCGAGCTAATTCTCAAAACTAATGATGATAAATTGTCATTAGAAGTAACTAAATATGGTTATCCTAAGATTGTTTTTGCCCAAGAAACATATGAACAATTGAAGCAAAGCACTGATCAAGAAACTCAAGAATACATTAAAAATAAGTATCAAGAATATCAAAGCCTACAGCGCAATTTAGAACGTCGAATTCAAACTATTGCCTTAATTGGACGCTGTATTGTAGAAGCTCAAGCACCATTTCTCTTACAAAAAACTTCAGAATTACAGCCATTATTATTGCGGGATGTAGCCAATAAATTAGACATTAGTATTTCGACAGTAAGTCGCACTATCAACGGTAAATATTTACAAACTGATTTTGGTATTTTTGAATTGAAGCATTTCTTTACTAAGCGCAGTAATCCCAATTCTGATAAATCGGTTAATCAAGTGCAAGCACAAATAAAAAATTTAATTGACCAAGAAAATCAGCAACATCCCTTAAGTGATCAAAAATTGGTGGAACTTTTAGCTCAACAGGACATCCAAATTGCCCGGCGTACTGTGGCTAAATACCGCCAGCAATTAGGAATTATATCAGCAAGTAAAAGAAGAAAAAAGTGA
- a CDS encoding PTS sugar transporter subunit IIA, which translates to MRKLILASHSNFAKGLKDTVQFLTSIKNEQIFALCAYVDGNDDIDQMIEKLLNLESDEYIILTDMAGGSVNQKFYQYMSDKVQIISGINLPLALSIALQINNENLNLKQLVKESQQQIIYLNLEKNVNAIGDE; encoded by the coding sequence ATGAGAAAATTAATATTAGCAAGTCATTCTAATTTTGCAAAGGGCTTAAAAGATACGGTTCAATTTTTAACAAGTATTAAAAATGAACAAATATTTGCTTTATGTGCTTATGTTGATGGTAATGATGATATTGACCAAATGATTGAAAAGTTACTAAATTTGGAATCAGATGAGTATATTATTTTAACTGATATGGCAGGAGGTAGTGTGAATCAAAAATTTTACCAATATATGTCAGATAAAGTACAAATAATATCTGGAATTAATTTGCCGTTAGCATTGAGTATTGCATTACAAATTAATAATGAAAATTTAAATTTAAAACAATTAGTAAAAGAATCGCAACAGCAAATTATATATTTGAATTTGGAGAAAAATGTAAATGCTATTGGAGATGAATAA
- a CDS encoding PTS mannose/fructose/sorbose/N-acetylgalactosamine transporter subunit IIC — translation MHLTVIQIIMLTLLAFIKHVDYYGIPMLFVNYPVFWGLFTGIIMGDIKTGLVVGGTVQLMSLGVAGFGGSSVPDYGTTAIIATAFGAAVGKQAGLAIGLPVGMLGVQLDVIVKILNGFVVKKSQEYNNNHQYKKMNAILWLGPLFFGLSAAIPVFISVTLGQAAVNFILKSLPSWFMGGLTLAGKLLPAVGIAMLLKYMPAAKYINYLLIGFFFAAFLKVPIIGVAIFGFALAFAVYKQAEKEGEWKKSLQNTQSFVGEDE, via the coding sequence ATGCATTTAACTGTGATTCAAATTATTATGCTAACTCTTCTAGCTTTTATTAAACATGTTGATTACTATGGTATACCTATGTTATTCGTGAACTATCCAGTTTTTTGGGGTTTATTTACTGGTATTATTATGGGCGATATTAAGACAGGGTTAGTTGTAGGTGGAACAGTCCAACTAATGTCATTAGGAGTTGCAGGCTTTGGTGGCTCATCAGTACCTGATTATGGAACTACTGCTATAATTGCTACTGCCTTTGGTGCAGCTGTTGGAAAACAAGCTGGTTTAGCAATTGGTTTACCAGTAGGGATGTTGGGTGTTCAATTAGATGTGATTGTAAAGATTTTAAATGGTTTTGTTGTTAAAAAATCTCAAGAATATAATAATAATCATCAATATAAAAAAATGAATGCAATTTTATGGCTAGGTCCTTTATTTTTTGGTTTATCAGCAGCCATTCCAGTATTTATTTCTGTAACATTAGGACAAGCAGCAGTTAACTTCATTCTAAAAAGTTTACCTAGTTGGTTTATGGGAGGACTGACCTTAGCTGGAAAATTATTGCCTGCTGTTGGTATTGCAATGCTTTTAAAATATATGCCAGCTGCAAAATATATTAATTATCTATTAATTGGGTTTTTCTTTGCTGCATTTTTAAAAGTTCCAATTATTGGCGTTGCTATTTTCGGTTTTGCATTAGCTTTTGCTGTATATAAACAAGCTGAAAAAGAAGGAGAATGGAAAAAATCTTTACAAAATACTCAATCATTCGTAGGAGAGGATGAATAA
- a CDS encoding PTS system mannose/fructose/N-acetylgalactosamine-transporter subunit IIB: MTVVMTRIDNRLLHGIIVTQWAPMSKANRVMVIDDKVANDDIAKSSMRLARPAGMAISIITEDKALNNFKSGKYDHENVFIIAKEPSTFVKLKEHNVEFNKLIVGGTVVKEGDKVIQLSQRAYATPENIVDYHKLINSGVKVVTQFVPADKPQDISSLI; encoded by the coding sequence ATGACAGTAGTTATGACAAGAATTGATAATCGCTTATTACATGGCATTATTGTAACTCAGTGGGCACCAATGTCTAAAGCAAATAGGGTTATGGTAATTGATGACAAAGTAGCTAATGATGATATTGCAAAATCAAGTATGCGTTTAGCACGTCCAGCGGGAATGGCTATTTCTATAATTACTGAAGATAAAGCGCTTAATAATTTTAAAAGTGGGAAATATGATCATGAGAATGTTTTTATAATTGCCAAAGAACCAAGTACTTTTGTCAAATTGAAAGAACACAATGTTGAGTTTAATAAGCTTATCGTAGGTGGAACAGTAGTTAAAGAAGGAGATAAGGTTATTCAATTATCTCAAAGAGCATATGCTACACCTGAAAATATTGTTGATTATCATAAATTGATTAATTCTGGTGTGAAAGTAGTTACTCAATTTGTCCCAGCTGATAAGCCGCAAGATATAAGTTCTTTAATTTAG